TCGGCCGAGCACGGCTATCGAGGTTGCGTGCGGAGGAGAAACGAATGTTGTACGTCGCCTGTACCCGCTCGCGGGACCATCTAATACTGGCTGGGACCCACGATGCATCACTCGGTGATGAGGGTCATCTCCATCTCGAATCCTGCGAACCCGATGCGGCGGATTCCTGGCGAGATCTGATACAGCCCCACCTGCTCGATGACGAGATACTGCTTGACGAACTGCTCGAATCGGGCGTGGCGCGACGGACTCTCCCAGGCGAGCTCCAGCGAGCCGGATCGGAGACCGACGCCGAGTACATGGTCCGCCTCCCAAGTGAATCCGTACCGGTGGCAGACGATAGCCTCGCGACAGTCCCGGAGCTGGGGCCGACCGTCGATCGACCGGCACAGCCGGATGTGACCTATGCAGTCTCGCCATCACAGATTGCAGACCTTGAGGGGGAGCAGCCCGATGGGCGACTGACCCTCGATGATTCCTCCCGAACGGTATCCTACGAGCGGTTCGATGACGATGACGGTGCGACGACCAGCGGGGAGCCGACGTCCAGGATGGACCCCGACGAACGGCAGCTTTATGGCCGTGTCTTCGGCGAAGCTGTCCATCGGATATGCGAGCTCCGCCCCGGGGATGGCGGCCGGGATGCCGTCATCGATGATACCCTCGTCGAGATGGAGTACGACGGTGAGATTATCAGTGCCGACCGCGAGGCCGTCTTCGACCACGCCGACCGGGCTATTGCGTACGTCGAGAGACAGATGGAAGGCGGGACCGCACGGTACGACGAGCTGGAGCTGACGGCCAACCTCCCAGGTGGGGAGCTGTACGGCTTCATCGACTGTCTCCTGGTCACGGGTGACCGGTATCACATCATCGATTACAAGACCGGAAATCACGATACCGCTGACCTCGAGGCCAAGACAGACTATTATCAGGCTCAACTGGACGCGTATGCGGCCATGCTGGAGGCCACAGGAGACCCGAACCGGGTGACGACATCACTGTACTACACAGCCTGTGATGTGGCCCATTCGAAGACGTACGACAGTGAGGAACTGTCGACCATCGTCGATGATATCGACCGTAGGATACGGGGCCTATGTGACATGGATATCCCCAGCTGAAGCTGGGAAGAAGTCCGACCAGGATCGAAAATTCTTTAATAGAGGGCACCGTGGCCATGGTATGTCCGACGCACCGACTGCTATCGATTTGTTCTGTGGTGGCGGTGGCTTCAGCGAAGGAATGCGACAGGCCGGTTTCGAGATAACACATGCTATAGATATCGAGCCGAAGGCCTGTGAGAGCTACCGGCATAACCATCCCGAGACGGAGGTCATCCAGGCGGATATCCTGGAGTTCGACCCCAACGAGTTTCCCGATGATGTTGATGTGGTGTTCGGGTCGCCACCGTGTACCGAGTTCTCGTGGGCCAAGCAGGGCGGTGGTGGGGACATTGAGGAGGGTATGAAGTTGGTCAAGCGGTTCATCCACTTCGTCGGCGAGCTAGAGCCCGACTACTGGGTCATGGAGAATATTCCACGACTTGACAACTACCTTCCCGAGACCATTGATTTCACCGATATTCCGTGGTCCGACCGGACCGATAGCATCGACATCGAGAAGGCCATCCTGGACGGGGATGACTACGGGACTCCACAGCGTCGGAGTCGGCTCTTCTCTGGTGAGTTCCCGGTTCCGGAGCCGACCAACGAGGACGTTCCATCTTTTGGTGCCATCAGCGAGGCGTTCCCACCATCGACCGACGGTATCCCCGAATCAGGAACCGTCACGGACCCGACCTACGGTATCGAGCTTCCCGCCGCGGAACTGACCGACCACTACTACATCAGTCACGTCACCAACCGAGAGGCCGAAGAAATTCGGGTCCGGAAGGAAGACCACTCGTTCTACGGGAAGATGAGCTTCCCGGACGACCCGGAGGTTCCCTCCCGGACTGTACTGGCGACGAACCGCCGTGTGGCGCGTGAGACACTCGTGATGGAGGACGACAAGGCACCGGAGGGGCTGAGTCGCTTCCGGAAGCCGACAATCCGAGAGATAGCGACCATCCAGGGCTTCCCCATCACGTACCAGTTCACCGGAACCTCCCAGGCACAGAAATGGCGGCGTGTCGGTGATGCAGTGCCGCCGACGATGGCGTTCCGGGTCGCGTGTTCACTCCTCGACGCACTTGGAGAATCAGCCCCGGAGGAACCCGATATCCGGACCAGCACTCCGAAGCCAGATACCAATCTTAACGACCGGGACCTCTCGTACAAGGGCCGTCGAAGCCTGAGTATCTCACGGAACTTCCGCCATCACGTTCCTCACGACAACAAGCAGTCGTTCCGTGTCGACCTCCAGACCGACAAGGATGCAGCGCCACCCCATCCCCTCGACGGAGTCGTCAACGCCGATATCACCCATCCTGTCGAGTTCGAGGTCGAGCTCTACCGAGGCTATTCGACCGATGTCGTCTCGACAACTATCGATCTGGAGGAGACGCTGGCATACATCGATAGACTACGCGAACAGCACCCCGAGCGGGAATCGGATATCGAGGCCATCGCTGAGCAGATACTCGAACGGCTCGGTCCAATGACACCGGATGCGACGACGCTGCAAGGTATCCGGTCTCGGCGGGCAGAACGTGATGAACCCCTGGAGTATGAACTACTGCGTACCATCTCCGACTACGACGACTCCGGCATCGTCGATGCTGTCATCCCCCGTGACCAGATGGAGGAGCTGGAACCACTGGAGTGCCCCGACCTCTTCGATGGTACCGAACTGCCGGTACGTGTCCTGTTCAAGCTGCTATGTGCAAACTATCTCTCGACCAAACTCAACAGGTGTGGTACCTGGGTCCGAGATGGCCCGGAGGATGTGTTCCTCTCGGAGGAAATCCGAGAGGCAATCGATACCGAGAGTATCGACTGGCAGGGCGCAACCTGCCAGGGAGTCTGTGTGGATAATCAGCTCCGCGAACGATATCTGGAGTCCTCCATACCAGAGGCACCTGCCTCGACCGACTGACCGTCGGCCTCAGTCGAGACTTCGGCCACGGTACCTTGCAGTCCGCGGTCGGGAGTCCTCTCTCGGCAATGGGTAGCGATTAATCGATATCACCGGCCAACGAGTGTCCAGCTCTGGTAAGGTCGGTTGCAGCCTTGCCGGCAGCCCTGAGGACATCTACGGCTATCCGTTGTCCGATAAATCGGCAGCTTCGCTCTATGCAGGGCCCTCCGGTAGGTAGCTATCGATAGCAATCGCATCCGCTGCGCGTTCTTTCGAGCGCGCCCAGAGAGCATCCTTCTCGATGTATTGGGACCGGCCATAGTCGATGAGTTCGAGGTCGGCATCCTGGGCGAGCATCTTGACCAGGAACCGTGTCGGGATGCGCCAACTTCTCCGTTCGGGTTTCTCGAGTGTCGGGTGGTCGTTGTTCTTGATGAACGAGCCGGGTTCGTTACTCGAGAAGTCCGAGTTGTGCTTCGGGCAGGTCTGGAGGATATCGTTGCCAGCTTCGCTCTCGCTGAGGTGTTCACCCTCCAGTACCTGGCGACGAATCTCCTCGTACTCCTCTTGTATCTGCTCGTCGAGTTCGTCCGACGGGGACCAGTTCTGCCACCAGACGAAGGGCCACTCACTCCGATTGCCATCGTCATGGACGAACCAGACGATGAACAAATCGAGGAACTTCTTGCGGAGCTTTTCGATGTCGCGCCAGTACTCGGTCTCGGCGAGCTCGCCGTAATCGATGATACCGACGCTCAACGGCTCCTTCGGGTAGAAATAATCACCATAGGAGGTCTTGAGCGGTTTGCACTTCAGTTCCTTCTCGATTTGCCGGAAGTCTGGGTCGGGGTCGTTGTCGTGGTCCATCCCATAGTAGGTCTCGAGGAGCTCGCCGAGCTGGCCCTTGAGCTTCGTCGCATCGTGGTCGGCCATCTCGGTCTGTGCGATGTCACCGAACGTGTGTCCGAGCAGCGCGTTCGACGCTGCCTCTACTTCGGCCCAGGTTGCATCTCGACCTATCGCGTCGCCGTCCATAGGGAACAGAATGAGGTTGATATAGAAAGGCGTCTAGGTATCGCTATTTCGAGTCATCGTGGCACAACACAGTCACGACGTTCATCGGGATTCGAACCGGTAATCTGACGACCGGCCGGTGTCGCGATGAGAGTCGTACTGATTGCTGTCGTGTTCAGGCCGTTGCTTGGATTCCAAGAGCAGCTACTCGCTCGTACTACCGAATACGAGCCCGGAGTCACTGTCCAAGTCATCTGGCGACTGCGTGAGTGTCCGCCCCATCTGCTCGACCAGTCCGACGACCAGCGCGTTCCCCATGCACGTGTACCGCCAAGTTCGTGACATCCCGGTATCGGTCCAACCGTCGGGAAATCCCATCAGCCGTTCCGCCTCGATGGGTGTCAGAATACGGAGGTCGCCGGTCTCTGGATCTTCGACGACGTGTTTCTCTCGTCCAGGGCCCGTAGTCCCCTCGCTCGTGAGCAGCGTCCTAGAGGGACCATCGAGATTGTCCGGGAAGGGAATCGCACCCTCACTGAAGGTGTACTCGTAGCCATCATCCGTGACACGGTCTTCCTCCTTCGCTCCCTTCATGTACTCCCACCGATCCATATCCTCCTCGTCTAAGAAGAACTCGTCGTCGACACCACCCGTCTGGAGTACATCACCGAGTGTCTCCCCCTCGATGTCGATGGGGTCGACATCGCGGGTCCAGATGCCCCCATCGACCATCGAGCCAGCGTGCTCGAAGTCGAACTCGAACTCCTCGCTCGTCTGTTTCGGGTCCCCGAGGAGCTCAGTATCGGGCTGTCTGGCGACCGGGAACTGCTGCTGACCGGAATCGACCGGGAACTCACGGGGGAAGAACCCACGTTGAGTGAAGTAGTGTGGCTGGTCGGCCTCTTCGTCGAGCCATCCGCCCCAGTCGGTATCTCGACGAGCTGCGAAGATGAACACCCGTCGCCGCTTCGTCGGATACCCATAATCGGCCGCATTGAGCATCCGCCACTCGACGTTGTAGCCCAGGTCATGAAGACAGTGGAGTACAACCGCGAAATCGCGTCCACGCTGGTCCGTCGGCGAGCGGAGAAGTCGGTTGACGTTCTCCAGAAGGAGGTACTTCGGGCGCTTCGCACGGGTGATACGTTCTATCTCCCACCAGAGGACACCCTTCTCGCCTTCAATCCCCTCGGCGCCGGTCTGGGCGACTGAGTAGTCCTGGCAGGGGAAACCCCCCACGAGCAGCTCGTGGTCTGGCACGTCCTCTGTGGGGACATCGTTGATATCGATGTTGGTGTGGTCGTCGGCGCCGAAGTGCTTGACGTAGCAGTCTGATGCGTGTTGGGCCTGGATGCTCGGTTCCCATTGGTTGCTCCAGATGACCTCGTGGCCCGCTTCTTCGAGTCCGAGGCGGAAGCCACCGACCCCAGCAAAGAGTTCGACCGTATCCAGACCCATCTTGGATGGTCAATTGCGGAAGGGAGGGTTCAATCTATCGCTTCCTATACTGTCGTCTAGTGGATACGGCTCTGGACCGCTCGAGACTGAGTGACCTTCGATTCATCTCTCAACGGCCATCATAATGGAGATAGAGAGCGTATAGATATCAGCCCCATCTGGGGTCTTCGTACCCCAAGACCGCAATATCCTCGACGAAGAGCACACTCCGGATGAACTCTAGGTTCCGCGTGGTTGCACGATGGAGGTCTCTGGACCCACCATAGTTCGTCGGGACGATGAGGCAGCCAAACTCGATTGTCTGTCGCTTCTCCCGCTGTGTCTTGCCACCCCTGATGAACTTGAGGATGTCGTCGCTGACTCGTTTGGCCTCACTCTTCTCAATCTCGATTGCGATTCGCTCATCTGCGTTGTAGAGGTCGACGCTGTGATCGAACCCCGCATCCGCCCAGAGCTTACAGGCGGAGTTGCGCCCACTAGAATCATCGTGTTCGTGGTCATATCCAGGCAATTCAGATGCTATCTTCGAATCGAACTCCCGTAGCTCGATGCCCTTCTGATGTTCGTGAAATACATCGGCCGGGACTTCCTCGACAGCGGCTTCGATACTCCTGTAATCGCTATCTGGAAACTCTCGGTACTTGCTCTGACCTCTGATATCGCTCAGGAATGCCGTCTTCTCGATTCTCACCATGTGCTATCAGGCCCGATGTGGGGCCGTGCAATCAAGCCAGGGGTCGTTCTGTGGCTGGCAGTATCGAATACGAACCCTTGATTAGCTTCGGACGGAAGAGTTGTTTCCGGCCGCCTGACTCGCAATCCGCGAAGAACGAGAATCGTGGCCCGCCTGGTGCTCGCTGTTACCTATGTTACTCTTGGGCGTATTATTTTAAAATTGGTCTGTGTTACCAGGAAAGTTCATGCTGGTAGCTGTATTCGGTATCGGGGCTTGCTCTACGAAATCAATGCCTGCTTCGCAAAAACGGATTGATCCGTGTTGCTCGATTCAAGCCACACGAGGCGTAGTGGGAGCCCCCGCTATTAACAGGCTCTGTGAGCCAATGTCCATACCAACAATGCGATTTGGAATCCTCAGTACGGCTAATATCGGTGTGACATCGATGATTCCGGCGATTGTCGCAAGTAATCACGAGGTCGGGGCCATCGCCTCACGTGATGAAGGCGCCGCACAGGATGTAGCCGACAAGTTTGGAATTCCAGAGGCCTACGGCAGCTACGACAGACTCATCGCAGAAGCCGATATCGACGCGGTGTACATTCCGCTGCCAAACGGGCTTCATGCCGAGTGGATTCGAGCCGCCGCGGACGCTGGTTTGCACGTCCTTTGTGAAAAGCCGC
The window above is part of the Haloarcula laminariae genome. Proteins encoded here:
- a CDS encoding PD-(D/E)XK nuclease family protein; its protein translation is GRARLSRLRAEEKRMLYVACTRSRDHLILAGTHDASLGDEGHLHLESCEPDAADSWRDLIQPHLLDDEILLDELLESGVARRTLPGELQRAGSETDAEYMVRLPSESVPVADDSLATVPELGPTVDRPAQPDVTYAVSPSQIADLEGEQPDGRLTLDDSSRTVSYERFDDDDGATTSGEPTSRMDPDERQLYGRVFGEAVHRICELRPGDGGRDAVIDDTLVEMEYDGEIISADREAVFDHADRAIAYVERQMEGGTARYDELELTANLPGGELYGFIDCLLVTGDRYHIIDYKTGNHDTADLEAKTDYYQAQLDAYAAMLEATGDPNRVTTSLYYTACDVAHSKTYDSEELSTIVDDIDRRIRGLCDMDIPS
- a CDS encoding DNA cytosine methyltransferase, whose translation is MISTVGYGAYVTWISPAEAGKKSDQDRKFFNRGHRGHGMSDAPTAIDLFCGGGGFSEGMRQAGFEITHAIDIEPKACESYRHNHPETEVIQADILEFDPNEFPDDVDVVFGSPPCTEFSWAKQGGGGDIEEGMKLVKRFIHFVGELEPDYWVMENIPRLDNYLPETIDFTDIPWSDRTDSIDIEKAILDGDDYGTPQRRSRLFSGEFPVPEPTNEDVPSFGAISEAFPPSTDGIPESGTVTDPTYGIELPAAELTDHYYISHVTNREAEEIRVRKEDHSFYGKMSFPDDPEVPSRTVLATNRRVARETLVMEDDKAPEGLSRFRKPTIREIATIQGFPITYQFTGTSQAQKWRRVGDAVPPTMAFRVACSLLDALGESAPEEPDIRTSTPKPDTNLNDRDLSYKGRRSLSISRNFRHHVPHDNKQSFRVDLQTDKDAAPPHPLDGVVNADITHPVEFEVELYRGYSTDVVSTTIDLEETLAYIDRLREQHPERESDIEAIAEQILERLGPMTPDATTLQGIRSRRAERDEPLEYELLRTISDYDDSGIVDAVIPRDQMEELEPLECPDLFDGTELPVRVLFKLLCANYLSTKLNRCGTWVRDGPEDVFLSEEIREAIDTESIDWQGATCQGVCVDNQLRERYLESSIPEAPASTD
- the dcm gene encoding DNA (cytosine-5-)-methyltransferase, producing MGLDTVELFAGVGGFRLGLEEAGHEVIWSNQWEPSIQAQHASDCYVKHFGADDHTNIDINDVPTEDVPDHELLVGGFPCQDYSVAQTGAEGIEGEKGVLWWEIERITRAKRPKYLLLENVNRLLRSPTDQRGRDFAVVLHCLHDLGYNVEWRMLNAADYGYPTKRRRVFIFAARRDTDWGGWLDEEADQPHYFTQRGFFPREFPVDSGQQQFPVARQPDTELLGDPKQTSEEFEFDFEHAGSMVDGGIWTRDVDPIDIEGETLGDVLQTGGVDDEFFLDEEDMDRWEYMKGAKEEDRVTDDGYEYTFSEGAIPFPDNLDGPSRTLLTSEGTTGPGREKHVVEDPETGDLRILTPIEAERLMGFPDGWTDTGMSRTWRYTCMGNALVVGLVEQMGRTLTQSPDDLDSDSGLVFGSTSE
- a CDS encoding MutH/Sau3AI family endonuclease, producing MDGDAIGRDATWAEVEAASNALLGHTFGDIAQTEMADHDATKLKGQLGELLETYYGMDHDNDPDPDFRQIEKELKCKPLKTSYGDYFYPKEPLSVGIIDYGELAETEYWRDIEKLRKKFLDLFIVWFVHDDGNRSEWPFVWWQNWSPSDELDEQIQEEYEEIRRQVLEGEHLSESEAGNDILQTCPKHNSDFSSNEPGSFIKNNDHPTLEKPERRSWRIPTRFLVKMLAQDADLELIDYGRSQYIEKDALWARSKERAADAIAIDSYLPEGPA